ACATTCTATCTTCTTTTAAGTCTGCTGACAGGAATACTCTGGGCTACACCCACTTCATTAGAAGCGTTCCCATTTCATTTCCTGTGTGTGAAAGCACTTGGCattccttccccctccctcttCAGGGAGATGCCATGACCACCATCCACTAactgtgcagcagctgaagaaGTTTGGATCCAGAGCTGATGACTGGCAGGGCCTAGAGCAGCCCTCCAGCTGATCCCTGCTGAGATGCAGAAGAGCTTTGCATATAATCCCACGTCTCAGCACAACAATTAGGTTTGGccaagcacacacacagcagcagacAGTTCCTTTACACACTGCCCAGCGCATCACTGGCTTCACAGGAAAGCAAAGTGTACTCTACTAATGCAAAATTAGATAAATGTTTTATCTTACTATACTCATATCCACATGCCAAGCCAGCCTTTCCCTCATGCTCTCCAGTAACTCAAACTCTCTCCAGGAGGGTTTccatcttgccttgccttgtGTTGTTTCATTACCTGAAGAGGCATCAGCCCCTACTTACAGAGCCTACAGGGCCCCCCCCTCACTGCCTGCACAATCTTTAACCAAATGTCAGCTAAATCAGCCAGAGCATCTTAGGAGAGAAGGTCACCCCAGAAGCAGACTTTTGGTCTGAGGGTATTGACTGATCCAGCAAATTATTGTGACTCGTGAGGGGTCTGAGGTGATTTCAACACTGAGATCCAGGTATGACCCCAAACATTCCTGTCCTTGACCTCCCAGATCCAGCCAGGCACGTGCTTTACCTGCTTGCCTCACTCCAAGAATGCATCAAGATCAACATTGTCTTGCAGCTGCCTACAGGTACTATCCTGAATTCTTACCCCTTTTCAGACATAGTTCTTTCACCTCATTATCCAGGTAAgctaaaaagaaatgtaaaagaCTTTCAGAGTCAAGGCAGTAGTGAAAATTAGtggacatttccaggaaaatcaCTCAGACTGCAGGGCATGTCAAGACAACTGGACTGAGTTTGCTTTTTTGGCGCCAGCCAAGGCTCAGAGGCGGCTcaggagccccagcagagcacaggccCCATGTCAGGCTGTAAACAGGGCAGCTCAAGTGTGCTGACCCTCCACACAAAAAGCTAAGAATAGCAGATGCAAGTTGTTCCACACCAGACTTAAAATAGTCCCTCGACATattctcctctccagcttcctTACAGGACTGAAAACAGCCAAGGTCAGAACTCCAACAGCCACATCCGAGGGCAGCAACTAAAGgtcagctgggctggggtcaGAGCTGGGCCAGGGTCCTTGCAGGTCACAGCACCActcacagctcctgcccagccccaggagctctgtCAGTACCTCGAGCATCACCAGGAATAAGGTCTGAGCAGGATTTAGCAGGGCAAACCTGTTGCTGACACTCACACCTGCACTCCCACATCGATCACACTCCCAGCTCACACAGCAGGCTCTCTCCCGCTGTGACAGAGATCCAAGGACAGCCTTGCTCGAGATTCTCTTACAGACAAGCCACAAAATGTCCTTGCAGCCCGTGGGCCTCGCTCAGGGCCCTACAGCACCGTGGGTGTCCCATCACAAGGGCCCTGGaggagcacagggctgtgttCGGCACCAATACTGACCCAGGACAGTCTCCCCTGGAGCAGAGTTGCAGTAAATCAAGTCATGTCCCTCATTTCAGCAGCTCCCGGGAACCCAGCTGggcttcccagctcctggagctcctaTTCCCACCTCAGAGGCTCAGCAACTACTACAAAACACGAAATACGACCCCAccataaaaaccccacagcttCCCCAATCCCACTGAAGCGCGGGTCAGTCCCGGCTGAGCTCCGGGACAATCGCACGGTGCCGGCGGCACGGGCCCGTTCCTGCTCATAGCCAGCCCGGAGGAGCCCCCCCGAGAACCCACAGCGCCGGGAGTCTGCCCTGAGCCGGGCACCCGGCGTGGCTCCTGTCCCGTTAGCGCTCACCGCACAGCGGTAGCGGCAGGCCGGAGCCGCCGGTGCCCGCGGCAGCGCCGCTCCCCCGCCCCGCAATTCCCGCAGGGCCCCGCTAGGCCCGCGCACGGCGAGAAGGGAGGGTACCCGGCCGCCCAGAGCCCCCGCCCTGCCGGCGGCGGCGCCCGTCCGGTCCAGCCCCAGCATCGCCCCGCCCGGCACAGCGGCGCCACCGAGCCCCCGCTGCACTCCCGTCACCGGGCCCCTGAAGCGGCGGGGCCCGGCTGCCGACCTCGGCCGGGCGGGATCCCGGGGAACTGTGTCAGTTCTGGGTCCGGCCACCTCAGGGCGAAACGAGGGGCCGCGGCCCCACTCACCGCCCGCAGCGCCGCTCCCGCCGGTGCGTCTCGCAGGCCCCGGCCCTCACTTCCGCCTTTACCCGTTCCGCTTCCGGACCCGACCACCCCTTCCGCCCCCGTTCGCCGGCCATAGGTGAACACAGCTGTCAATCATCTGGCCCCGCCCCACTAACTCCCCGCCCCTCTCAGCGGCCCGCCCCAATGAGCGCTGCATGACGTCATGGCGCGCCGCGGGGACTGCTGGGAGTTGTGGTCCGGGGGCGTTCCGGTGCGACCGGCCCCGTGCGGTCTCCAGAGGGGCCCCGGACCGGGCGGGGAGGCCGCGGGCAGAGACTCGGCGGAGCCGGGGATGGAAAAATAGAGGCTTTATTTCTCGGTGTGGCGGGGAGCGTGGGAGAGGCGGGGCGGAACAACACGAACTACAGCCGCGGAAGGGCGGCAGCGGCCGTGACCCCCGGGCAAGCCGGAGATCCTACCGGAGATCCCTGCGGTTCCCCCCGGCCCCCTCCGCCAGatccccgccgctcccggccccgcgggaccccggggctgccgggcccGGCCGGGCTGTAGAAAAGGCCCCGTGGGCGAAAAGTATAAAACCGTATCAAAATCCCTGCGAGTGTTCGGAGTGCGGCGTCCCGGGAGACTCCGGGCAGGGCCCGCCGGGCAGGGCCCGCCCGGAGCGGAGTCCCCCGGGGAGGCTCCCCCGGGGTCAGTGCGAGCTGGTGGAGCCGGACCGCGGCTGCGGGCGGGCCCGAGACCAAGCCCCGGCCGAGCAGCCGGGGAAGGAacgggcggagcggggcggcagcggcggcggctgcgAGTCCGAGCCCCGGCGGGGGTCGGGGCCGGGGGTGTCCCCccgcggcgggcgcggccccTCGGGGCCCAGCCAGGGGTGCAGCGCGGCGGCCTGGGCAGAACGGCTGCGGACGGGACAGCGCTGGGCCCGGGGGCTGGCGGTgggggagctgagggagctggggggcaccgggggcGAGGGGGGCACCGGGGCAGCGGGCGGCGAGGGCCGGGGAGGCGGCGAGACGGTGGCAGGAAGGCGGCAGGGCCaggccgggggctgcggggtgCCCAGGTGACCCTTGAGCAGCTCCATCATGCTCTGCAGCTCCCGGCTGAGGTGCGAAACCTCCTGGTTGAGGTGGTTGATCTGGAAAAGGACAGACAGCAGTGAGCACCggccgctgtccccagggtttTTGGGGACATGCAGCCACCTCTGGTCCCCACCGCACCTCCTGGTTGAGCCGGCTGATGTTCTGCTTTATCTCCTCTGTCTCCATCACCAGGGCTGGGCCGCCTGTGTCAGTCCCTGCTGGGGAGGACACAGAGAGCGGTCGGATGCCCTGGCGAGCCCCCCGGGCCCGGGGCCAGcactctggcagctgctggcagtaCCTGAGGTGGGGGAATCCCTCGCCGCACTCTGCGGCGGGTCCATGTTGAAGCAGAAAGTTTGTGACTCTGAAGTCCCTCCGTTGTCTTCAATCCCATCCACGACTCTAGAGCAGGAGGGGGTGAGGATTGCCCCGCGTTAccccctcccctctctgccACCATCTGAGCAGCcgccagcagcaggacaaggcaCCGGCACATCCAGCCGTACCTGGGACTGAGGTCGGGCGGGCCGTAAGTGTGCAGCGAGGGGATGAGGAGCTTGGCCGGCCTCCTGCCCACGCCACCATCCCGCTCCAGGAGCCGGGGGTCCCTCCGGCACTGCGGGGAGGGGCTGCGGCCGCGGCCGCCACGGGCTGGGGAGTGGCAGCTGTGCCGCAGGGCTGAGACCTGGCACAGCTCATCGCCCaggaggctgctcagggagccACGGCGCACGGAGCTGCTCAGcgcgggcagcagcagcttgcggcgggagctgctggcaggggacTGCTGGAAAACCTCGTCGGGCTCCTCCTCAGCCTCCACGATGGAGGGAAGGGGCTTCTCCGGGGCAGCACCGCTCTCCGGACGAGGCTGCAGGCGGGCAGGAGGTCAGGACtggtcccagccccagccatcCCCCGTCCTCCCCCATCGCCTCGGCAAGGGACGAACCTGTGGCGCCTGCGACAGCCTCGGGGACCGGGAGTAGCGGCAGAGCCCCTGCGGGGAGAGCAGACGGTACCGGCTCAGCAGCGGGAGGGAGCCCCCGCACAGCTCCACAGAGACCAGTCACGGGCTCACAGCCCCCCCAGCCTCTCAGTGCCCCCCTGGAAAACCgagccttccccagccccacacatcAGCCTCAGCACCAGCCTCCACAACCCCTCACTCactctccttcctctgctgctgccatgtCAGTGGTGAGCTGCCCAGCCTCGGTCTGGGTGTTCTGAGCCAGAGCCAAGGCTGcgccccaaatcccagccccgGCTCAGCCATCAGAGCACCAGCTCTGTCTGGAGCATGCAGCCAGCTGGGGAGGGTGACACAGGTGCAGAACCTGCTGCACACTCCTGGAATTCTCCACTCTTGGTTTGTTTATATCCCTCCTGTGTTATGGACACGGTGGGTCTTGGTAGGGCTGTTTGGTGCCTAGAGACTGACCTCCCACACCACATCCACCAGGCTCAGGGGGGAATTGGGTACCACGGAGATGCTCCAGAGGAGATCCAAACTTCTCTCAGCAGAGCCAGAGGAGGAAAAGTGCAGCAGAGCCATTTCTGCAGCAGAACATCCCCCCGGATGCTGGAGCCATCAGCATGACTAAacccacagcccccagctgtgtgctgcactcCAGGGGGGACTTCAGCTTCCTGCATTGTAAATGCTCTTTCTGCCAATTCCCCGGGTTGGCAGAAGCAGGACAGGACATACCTGCATGCCGgggtggcagagctgcagcccccacCCCAGCCTTGGAGCCTGGGGACTGCAAGCAGGGAGCACTCAGACTCCCCTTCCATGGCCACGCTCAGCCCCAGGGCCATGAGGACAGGAAGGGGCCTGAGAAGGAGGACACGCACCCACCTCCATCTCGCTGCCCTCCCGCAGGTTGAAGGTCAGGTCCTGGTGGATGTCAGCTGTGAACTTGCTGGCGTACTCAGGATAGAGCTGTAGCACTTCACAGAGCCCCCGCAGCCCGATGTGCTGAAGGTCACAGTAGGTCAGCGCCTTCACATCCGCATTGGTCTTGATCACCTGGTCCGTGCTGCACAGGTCGGCTCCAATCAAATCCCCTTTGCCTGCAGGAGGGGACCAGGGGTGGGCTAGTGACACGAGCCCTGAGCCCCTCACTCTGCCGGCcagcaggaagggctggggcagagcccaCGCCACCTGCCCTCACCCAGGATGGCCAGAACCACGTTGTCCTTCAGCACCTCGAGGGAGCCGGAGCAGACAAAGTAGTTGGCCTGCAACGCGTCGCCCTGGCGTAGCAGATACTCCCCCGGGGCACAGAATGAGGTCTTGATGTGGAGCGAGAGGGAGCGGAGGCAGCCCCGGCTGGCGGTCTCAAAGATGGGCAGCTGCAGGATGTCCTTGTTGAGGTGCATGGCCACGTCCGCACGCAGCTCGTCGGGGAAGTCGTGTAGGAGCTGGGGAGAGAGGAGCCGAGGCTCTGAGCACGAGGCAcggggagcagggagcagctttCCTGCAGGCCCAGGGGACAGATCCCCCTCCAGAGCAGGGAATCTCGCTGCTGAGCTGCCCGTGTGTCTCAGCAGTGCTCAGCAGTCCCGACTGGCAGAGGCGAGCTCTGTGGTAATCAGCTGCTTCTGCTCCATGTGCCTGTCCcgctccctgtgctggcaggaatTGGCCCCAGACCTGGTCCCTCCAGCACCACTGAGCCGGCCCTGCCAGCCCCATTGCTCCCTGCTGGGTGCAGGTCACGGCTGGAGGGGGCTGGCCGAGCCCCACCAACACCTCCTACCTCGTTAGCATCAATGCCGTTGTTCACCGACCAGGTGGTCTGGAAGTACTCCAGCATCCTCTGCttgagctgctggggcaggtgaTGGACGCGGATGAAGTCCTTGAGGTCCTTCATGCGCGTGTGGTAGAGCGAGCGGCGGGAGTACATGCGCTGGATGATGGCCGTGACATTGCCAAACACAACGGCGTGCATCAGCGctgggggcaggagggcagCGTCAGGCCCAGCGTGGGGCACAGCTCGGGGGcacctccccaaaccccagcccGGGGCTGTCTCACAGGGCACACGTGCCCATCATCTCCCCCTGGATTGCCCATCGGTGCCCCGGCAGCCCGAGGTGaggccctgcccggccccacTGCTCGCCTCACCCCCAATGAGCATGGTGCAGATGGAGAAGATCTTCTCGGTGTCGGTGTTGGCGCAGACGTTGCCGAAGCCCACGCTGGTCAGGCTGCTGAGGGTGAAGTAGAGGGAGGCGATGTAGGCGCTGCGGATGGAGGGGCCCCCCACCGAATTGTTGATGTAGGGAGCCTCCAGCCTCTTGCCCAGCTCGTGCAGCCAGCCTGCCAAGCACAGCCCGGGGTTAGCAGGATCCAGCTGTGAGGGCTGcacccctggcactgctgccccaCGGCACGGGGGGGGATCCCAGCGCTCCGAGCACGCCTCCACCCCACGCTCACCGATGTCCCAGGTGCGGGGGTCGTTGCTCTCCAGCTCCTTGCGGCCGATGACGTACCAGATGCAGGCCATCCAGTGCGCCAGCAGCGCAAACATGGACATGAGCAGCGTGAGCACCATGGCGCTGTACTGAGAGTACCGGTCCAGCTTCTGCAGCAGCCGCAGCAGCCGCAGCAGCCGCACCGTCTTCAGCAGGTGAACCAGCGAGGTCTGGGGGGCAGGCAGGAAGGTGAACCCGGTGTAGCTGCAGGCAGGGGCAAAAAGGGACCCCAGAACCACCCCCGGGGCAGGAACCCTTTGCCACCCCCACAGCTGCCAGGAGGGTCATGGGTTATAGGGCAAGGCACAGGCAGCTTATCCCCAATCAGCCTTACACCCCTGTGCCTAACACCCAGCAGTCAGCCAGGGTCATGGCTTGTCAGGGCACCAAATATCCCCAGGAGACGTGGGTGttggagaggggcagggaggtgGGCAGCAGCTTTGCTGTCGAAGGTGTGTTTGTGCCAGCAGCACGCACCACAGTCACATTGAAGATGTAGAGCAGATCGAAGGGCAGAGCAGCAATCAGATCCACAAAGAACCAGGTGGCCACGTAATGGATGCAGATGGAGCGAGGGTCGTACACAACCTGGCCCGACTGGCTCACGTATGTTGTCCGGAAGTTCAGGATGATATCTACCCCAGGAGAGCAGAACCAGCCCTCACCACCCCTTCTGTGGCTGCCAGAGCTGAGCCAGGACCACAGCCAACATTGATCTCACTTCTGGTGTGCCCAGGAGCAacagcaggggcacagcaatCCCAACTCCCCTCTCCATCACCTCTCATCCCTGCCCCACCTCTATCCTGGATCAGGATCCAGACTTACCGAGGATGAAGAGCATCTCTACGGCGATGTCGCTGACAATGGTGCTGCGGGCAGCTGAGAGACTGTCCTCTGTGCCCGTGAAGCAGACGTTGTAGGGGACGGTGATAGCCACATAGAAGGTGGCCAGCAGGATCAACCAGTCCCAGAGTGCCTTGAAGATGCTGTAGTGGAGCAGGATGAAGCGGGACTTCTGTACCGAGGCCACCTTGTACTCGGGGATGGACGGCTTGTTCTCAAACACGTTCTGCAGGAGCAAATGTGGGGTGCTACGGGGATGGTGCAGGGGCCATCCCACACCAGGGGTGAAGACCACCACAGCCACCCCATCTCCTGAGTCCTGCCAACCAGCTGGCAGCCCCTGATGCCAGGGTGATGACACCCTTCTCCTTGCACTGTGGTCACCCTCAGAGATGGGCACAGAATGGCCAATTACAGCACATCAATTAACACAATGTCATTGCTACTAACAGTAATCCCCTGGCAGTGCCAACTGCTGCCTGGAACCATCTCAGGTGCCAATTCCCATGCTGGGGCAGAGGAGAGGtgagggcacagccagggccatcccacccaaatccccaaaattcaagccTGGTGCACTGATATCCTTTGCctaatgtcctggggtgactttatgacgCTCATCAGCTCTGGGACCCCGCAGCTCTTGGACCCTCTCTCTGGCCCCACAGCTGCAGGTGGTGCCCTGTActgggcacagcagcctggcacaggaTTGACTCTGGTCCCTGCCCCGTCTGGCAGCTCCAGAGCTCTGGCACCCTGGTAACAGCACTCCCCAGAGCCAGGATGGCTGTGCTCAGAGCCAGCACTGGGCTTTCCTgacagtgtgtgtgtgaggagaggcacagctctgccacagctgccaggtCTGCTGTCTCAACAGCAAGATCTGGGCACCCTCTGGGTTCTCCTGCTGCCAACCAAACACAAGTGCAGCATGGCTACGGCGtggctgccagagctgggggGCATTTCAGTACTTGGCAGACCAGGGAGGGATGTGCATGGGAACAGCATCCCAGCGAGGCTGGGTGAGGCTGGAGGCTGCTGTCAGGAGAGCTGCTGCACTGCCAGTTCACCACAGCCCCGGAAtgggaggcactgggaaaaACTGAGGGTCTCCCAGATCCTTACACGGTTGATTTTCATCTCGCCACGGTCTCTCCGGACAAACTGGCTGCTGAGCTGGTGCAGCATGGTCCTGCCCTGCCTCCGTGCAGCCCTCAGGTGTGAGTTCCCAGGCTTCTTGCTCCTCTGTTTCTCACTCCTTTGCTTCTCTGCAGTGGACAAGGCAAGCTGAGTTAATGACAGTGTCGGGACGTGGGTGTACGTGTTCCTCACCAGGGAACCCCTTTGTCACGTGCCCACTGCACACGCTGCTCCCTGAATCCCATCCCCATTCTACAGCCATGGCTCACCCTCCTTCTTGTCCCCAGGGTAGCTCCTGCCTCGGCTCTCTGTGATGTCCttgaaggagaagaggaagagcacCACCTCCCCCTTTTCGTTCTTGATGGGCATGATGTCCAGCAGGCACCAGAAGGCAGCTCCTGGGTGAAGGAGAGAGTTGGTGAAGGCAGGGCAGCTCCCCcacccagcagcatccccccaGGACCATGAGACCACGATGGGGCCaaatcccagctggagctgtggccaGGGACCCGGCCCCATGTGCCACTCACCACCCTTCTTGTAGAAGCAGACCTCAGTCTGGTACTCCTGCCTGCTGTCCAGCGCCTTCTCGATGCTCTGCAGGATGGGCTCGCTGGTCTCAGCCCCACAGAGGAAGCGGCAGCTGCAGTTCTTCTGCATGACCTCGGTGCGGGCAAAGCCAGTGAGGTCGCAGAAGCCATCGGAGCAGTAGACAATGGGGAAGCCACAGCGGCCCTGTGCGTTCGCCAGGATGAAGTTGCTGTCTGAAAGGAGACACAGCTGCCCTCGAGGCCCTGGGGCAACCTCAGAGGGCATGGACAGCAGCCCAGCCCTCCCGGCCCCCCATGTGTCCCTCTGGGAAGTGGATCCAGATCTCCACGTGGCTGCTGGCTGCCcctagctgctcccagagcttgctcatcccctctcctgctgcccccaAGGTCCCAGCTCGGGCAGGACCCCAGCCCCATGTTTTGGAAGGGGAAGGAGCCCGGATCCATCTCCTGGCCCCCATCACCCACGCGAGGCAGCTCACGCCTCCCCCTCGCCATCTGCCACTCCAGCTCCGCCGGGGCTCAGGGAGCTTAgcgggagcagcagctcccggcTGGGCATATCCAGCCCAGAGGTGCCCAGCTGTGGTGCTGACACCCCCAGAGGTGTGGGGTGCTGGGACACCAGCTGAGAGGGTGGGAAAAAAGCCACGAGCCCACGGGAAGTCAAGGGCCAGTGCCCAGCTGCCATGAGCTGGAGAGGAACCACAGCATCCTCGGCCTCTCAGCAACACCCAGCCTCAGAGCCTCCCCAGCATcacccagccctggcagtgggAGGTGGCACCAGCCACAGGAAAGTCCTcgccagccctgtgccctgcccaACCACAGAATAGCTGTTCTGCCCCCCAGCCAcaggccctgccccacagcaccaGTGGGACAGGCAGGCTCACGTTAGCAGGGTGCCAAGGAAGCGGGTGTGCAGCTGGCATGGACTGTGGTGGGACCCAGTGTGGGCAGACCAGGgtgttcccagccccaaaaTGGCCTAAAGTGGtgggtgcccagcacaggaccCCGGCACCACACAGCCAGGATCAGGAAGATGTGCTGTGCCCCCTctcacagaagaaaggagcccACGGTGATGCCAGGACCTGCACACCACGGGCAGAGCGGTGCCAGAGCAAGGCAAACGCAGCGAGAGGCTGcgggagggaagggatgcagCCCCGGCCGATGGGGGTGCCCTGGGGCcaccacagcacagctcagcccaggATTAGCTCGGAGAAGCAAAAATAGCCTGAAGCTGTGACTAAGGCCAGATTTTGGCTCTGGGAAGCCGGGATTATGGTGATATCCAGGATGTGTTATTAGAACAGAAAACAAGGGTTTGCATTTGGGAGTGGCTCAGTGAGCTGGAGGATGTGGCCCTGGCAGGCTTGGCAGACCCCAGCCATGGTGGCCAGTGGGCCTGGCCAGGTGCCCCggggcccagagcagcagctgtccGGGAGAGGCAGGGTTAACTCCCCTCGGGGTATCACTGCGCTAAACCCCTCTCCATAGCAGATAAAGCCGATAAGAGGCACATCAAACCCGCAAAGCCCCACACCGTTTAAAAGTGCTCGGAGGCGGTTGGGCAGCTTTGGACGGGGGACTGCCAGGGCACTGGAGGCAAAGCCAGGCTCTCCGGGGCAAATTCCCAAGGCTTTGGTGGTGGTGTTGCAGTCAGCTTCCCCCAGAACCTCCCAGGAAAGCCTGATCCCGGAGCTCTGCCCCTGCGGAGGGACAGCGGGATCACAAACATGGGGCACAAGTGGCTCTGCCCTGtcacctccaggagcagctcagtcAGAGTCGGAGAAGAGACATTTCTCACACGTTGCAGCCCCAAGGATAACATTCCAAATTTCAGCTTCCCTGAGCAAATGACCCCCTGCGCCACCAGGGCTGCCTCGTGTCCCTCCAGGCCAGGAGACAGCTCGGCAAAGCAGCAAACACATGCTCCAGAGTGCTCCGATTGCCTCGACAGTGCCCTGGGAGGTGGCTGCGGGCTCCCAGGAAGGGAGGAGATGATTAGCCATGCAGGCAGCTGGCCCGGGAGACACCTGCTGCAGGTGTTTTTGAGGTGAAGCTGAGGTCAGTCGTGAGCACCGCCCGTCCCCGGGTGGCTTCATGGTGCCggcagtgctggagctggcGTGTGGCGCCCGGACATCACCCACCCCGGCTTCAATCCGTCCCGGGCCCGGCACACGGGGGGGAACTCGGGGGTCGGGGACACGGGCACGGGCCGGGGCAGCGGGGGGGCCCGGGGATCCCGGGTCATCCCGGGTGTACTGAGCCGGACCGTGCCCTCTCCGGGTGTCCCCCGCCCTTCCCGGGGCCCCGCGCGTCCCTCCGGCAGACACCGGGATCTGTCCCTGGTGCTGAGCGCGGCTGCGGCGACACCGAGCGGCACCGGCAGCGGGAGCGGGGAGAGCCCCGCGGGGGCGACCCGGGCCACGGGCACGGCGAGTCCCGGAGCACCGAGCCCAGACACGGGACGGTCCCCGTACGGAGCGCGGGTGGCCGCACCCGGCCGAGGCTCCGGCTCAGCGGGGCcggtcccagccctgtccccatgtcccgtTCGCCGTGTCCTGCGGGGCACCGCCTTTCCCCACCCGGTGTCCCCCCTCCGCCACCGCCACGGCCCCTCCCCGGTCCCGTCCCAGCCCTACGTGTGCCATCGAAGCGGGTGGCGATGGTGTCCAGGAAGGTGTTCTGCGGCGCCAGCAGCCCCTTCATCACCGGCATCGTCCCGCCCGACCGGCCGGCCGCCGCGGGGCTGCGGCGGCGGGGCTGCctccgccgcccccggcccctccGCGGCGCCGCAGGCTGATCCCGGCCCGCCCGGGGCTCCCGCCACGcccccgctccgccccggcACCGGGAGGGGCCTCGGCACCGTCGAGCACCGTTCCCCGCCCGCGGGTGGGGCGGTCTGGCCCGGGGGGGCTCTGGGTTGGAGGCGGCAGGACCCGCTCGGCATTGGAGCCGCCGtaccgggagcaccgggagccgCTCGGCGCTGGAGCCGCCGTACCCAGAGCACCGGGACCCGCTCGGTACTGGTGCCGCCGtaccgggagcaccgggagccgCTCGGCACTGGAGCCGCTCGCCCCCGGCCCTCCCAGCCCCgcgggggctgcaggaggagcggGACCCTCGGTCAGCCTCTGTCCTGGTACCgctcccaggcagctgcacGCCCCGGTGCAGGCGGATGAGCCCGGTCCAAGCGCGGCTCCGGCAGCTGCCCCGGCGCTGCGCCCGCCCAAGCCCTCCCCAGAGAGACAACAGAGCCGGGTGACATCAGGCTACCATTTATTGTAAAAGGCCGCGGTGCCCGCGGTGCCCTGAGCAGGCCgggccagggccagggctgggaggaggtATCTAAAAGTGCTATTTACACTGAGCTCCGGCTGTGTGTCGCCGGAGTCCACCCCGCCAGGGATCCCCTCTCTGTCCCGCTGCCCCCGTCCCATTTAGTAAAAGCTCCTCGCAGCTCCCTGGGCCTGGCTCGTGCTCAGATCcttccctgagtgtccctggcACTCCCTGGGGCCGTCAGGGCTGCTGTCAGCGCCTCTCGGCACCGCTGTCGGCTGGGCGACCGTGCCCGCAGGGCAGCCCAGCGTGTCGTGGCAGGTGGTGCCAGGGTGCTGCCCGCGCTTGCCCATGGTGAGGATGCCCGCAGCGTGGTTGCCGGAGCCATGGAGCAGGCGGTACAGCCGGCTCTGGAAGGCCAGGGGGACGCTCTTCCTCTTGCCCAGTGTGAGGATTCCAGCGGCGTGGTTGCCCATGCCGTGCAGGAG
This sequence is a window from Poecile atricapillus isolate bPoeAtr1 chromosome 27, bPoeAtr1.hap1, whole genome shotgun sequence. Protein-coding genes within it:
- the KCNH4 gene encoding potassium voltage-gated channel subfamily H member 4; translation: MPVMKGLLAPQNTFLDTIATRFDGTHSNFILANAQGRCGFPIVYCSDGFCDLTGFARTEVMQKNCSCRFLCGAETSEPILQSIEKALDSRQEYQTEVCFYKKGGAAFWCLLDIMPIKNEKGEVVLFLFSFKDITESRGRSYPGDKKEEKQRSEKQRSKKPGNSHLRAARRQGRTMLHQLSSQFVRRDRGEMKINRNVFENKPSIPEYKVASVQKSRFILLHYSIFKALWDWLILLATFYVAITVPYNVCFTGTEDSLSAARSTIVSDIAVEMLFILDIILNFRTTYVSQSGQVVYDPRSICIHYVATWFFVDLIAALPFDLLYIFNVTVTSLVHLLKTVRLLRLLRLLQKLDRYSQYSAMVLTLLMSMFALLAHWMACIWYVIGRKELESNDPRTWDIGWLHELGKRLEAPYINNSVGGPSIRSAYIASLYFTLSSLTSVGFGNVCANTDTEKIFSICTMLIGALMHAVVFGNVTAIIQRMYSRRSLYHTRMKDLKDFIRVHHLPQQLKQRMLEYFQTTWSVNNGIDANELLHDFPDELRADVAMHLNKDILQLPIFETASRGCLRSLSLHIKTSFCAPGEYLLRQGDALQANYFVCSGSLEVLKDNVVLAILGKGDLIGADLCSTDQVIKTNADVKALTYCDLQHIGLRGLCEVLQLYPEYASKFTADIHQDLTFNLREGSEMEGLCRYSRSPRLSQAPQPRPESGAAPEKPLPSIVEAEEEPDEVFQQSPASSSRRKLLLPALSSSVRRGSLSSLLGDELCQVSALRHSCHSPARGGRGRSPSPQCRRDPRLLERDGGVGRRPAKLLIPSLHTYGPPDLSPRVVDGIEDNGGTSESQTFCFNMDPPQSAARDSPTSGTASSCQSAGPGPGGLARASDRSLCPPQQGLTQAAQPW
- the HCRT gene encoding hypocretin neuropeptide precursor — encoded protein: MGNHAAGILTLGKRKSVPLAFQSRLYRLLHGSGNHAAGILTMGKRGQHPGTTCHDTLGCPAGTVAQPTAVPRGADSSPDGPRECQGHSGKDLSTSQAQGAARSFY